The DNA segment AGGCAAGAAGCGGTCGTCGGCCTCCCGCTATGGAAGCGGCGTCGGGGCGGTGGCGGAAAGCGGGATACTGCCCGGCGAGGTGGCGGCGCGCTGCGGACCGACGCGTGTGGCCAACCAAATAGCGTAGAAGGGATTCACCCGGTCGGACTCGGCGAGTGCGATTATCGCCCTTACCGTCGCATTTAAGTCGCCGCGGTAGATCCGGTCCAGGGCGGCGAAGTTGTCGAGGTCGTGAAAATAGATCAGATAATTGATCAGCACCGCGTTGTTGATCGCCACCTTGTCGAGATCGAAGCGCTCGAGCCCCGACAGTTGCGGCTTGAGCCGCGCGTAGTCGGCGTTGATTTCCGCAAAAATCGGCGCCCGGCGCTTGAGGATCTCCGCCTGCGGCAGCCCGCCCTCGTACAGCTTGCGCAGCCGCTCTGATTCGCGTGCAAGGAACCGGGCGAACTTCAGGTCGCTTTCGAGCACGCCGCGCGCCGCCTCGGCGTCGGCCGAATTCGCCCCCTCGGTCGCCTCGAAGAACTTCACCGCGCCCGCGCTGCCGACGTAGGTCGCCGCCGACTCGTCGAACCTCACGTCGCCGGCGAGGAAGTAGGTGCGATGGAACAACTCGTGGATTATCACGCCCGCGAGCTCGACCCGGTCCAGGCGCAGTAGGTTGGAGAGCAGCGGATCGTTGAAGAAGCCGAGGCTGGAGAAGGCGACCGCCGGACGCACCAGCGTATCGTACCCGCGCGCCTCCATTGCCGAGGCCTCGGCCTCGGCGTCGGCCTTGTCGAAGTAGCCGCGGTAGGGCACCTCGCCGACGATCGGGAACCACCAGGTGTAGGGTTGGAGCGAGTCGCGCGGCGCCGCCATCACGACCCATACGATTGCCCCCTTATCGACCTCCGAGATCGTTGCGTAAGCGCCGCCGACGTTGAGCCCCAGCCGCTGGCGCGCGAATTCGCGCACCGCCACCACCGTCTTGAGCCGCTCGCGCACGTCGGAGGAGAGATCGGCGCGGCTGAGCACGGCGTCGATGGGCTGGCGCCGCCACAGGATACGCACCTCCTCCCATGCCGCCCGCGCGACGTAGCCCGCGCCGCCGCATCCGCTCAGCCCCGCGGCGCCCACCGTCAGCATCGCGGCCAATGCGATCGCACGCATGAGGTTCGGGGCGCGCCCTCGTGCCGAACCAGCGCGCGGCGGCGAAACCTCTGCCGGCGGCGATCGACGAGGAGGGGGGGCGGGGCGCATCGGAGGGCGGGTCGGCGCCGGCGGCTCAGTCCACGGCCTCGCCGGCGCTCTCGGCCGCCGCGTACTGCAACTCGAAGAGGCGATGGTACAGGCCGCGGCGCGCGAGCAGTTCCTCGTGCGTGCCGCTCTCGCGCAGCACGCCCTGGCTCAGGACCAGGATGCGGTCGGTGCGCTCGATGGTGGACAGGCGGTGCGCGATGATCAGGGCCGTGCGCTCCTTCAGCAACTCGTCGAGTGCGAGCTGGATCAGGGCTTCGGTGCCGCTGTCCACGCTGGAGGTCGCCTCGTCCATCACCAGCACCCGCGGGTCGTAGACGAGCGCGCGTGCGAACGAGAGCAGTTGGCGCTGGCCGGCGGAGAGGTTGGCGCCGCGCTCGCGGATCTCCTCGCGCAGCCCGCCCGGCAGGCGCTCGACGAACTCCAGCGCCTGCGCGCGGCGCAGCGCCTGGCGCACGCGCGTCTCGTCGAGGTCGGTGCGCGCGAGGCGAACGTTGTCGAACACGTCGCCGGCGAACAGGAAGACGTCCTGCTGGACCAGCCCGATCGCGCGGCGCAGCGCAGTGAGGTCCCACTCGCGCACGTCCACACCGTCCACCAAAATGCGCCCGGCGGTCACGTCGTAAAGTCGCGTGAGCAGCTTGATAATCGTCGTCTTGCCCGAGCCGGTGGCGCCGACGATCGCGACCTTGCGCCCGGGCTCGACGACAAAGCTCAGGTTGCGCAGCACCGGCTCGCCCGGCCGGTAGGCGAACTCGACGTGGTCGAAGACGATCTCGCCGCGAACCGAGCTGGGGCGACGCGCCGCGGGCGGGCTTGAAATCGCGGCCGGCGTCGCCATCAGCGCCTCGATCCGCTCGGCGGCGGCGAGCGCCGATTGCAGGGTGGTGTACTTGCTCGAGATGTCGCGCAGGGGAAGGAAGAATTTCTGCGCGTAATCGATGAAGGCGACCAGGGTGCCGATCGTTACCAGCCGGCGCACGACGTCGCCGCCGCCCGCCCACAGGATGATCGCGATGGTCACCGAACTCAGCGCCTCGACCGCCGAGAACACGCCGGCCTCGTAAATGTTGGCGCGCATCTGGGCGTCGCGGCTGCGCAGGTTGAGCGCGTCGAACTCGGCGCGGCTCACCCGCTCGCGGGTGAAGAGCTGGATCACCGCCATTCCCGCCAGCGCCTCGGCCAGATAGGCGTTGAGCGCGGCCAGCCGCTCGCGGATCTCGCGATAGACCACGCGCGCGCGGGTGCTGAAGAAGTTCAGGATCAGCAGCAGCGGCGGCACTGCGCACATCGTCCACAGCGCAAGCTTCGCGTTGAAGGCGAACATGATCGCGACGATCCCCGACATCGTGAGCACGTCGATGAACATCGTCAGCGAGCCCGCGCTGAACATCTCGTTGATCGCGTCGATGTCGGTGGTCATCCGGCTGACCATCCGCCCGGTCGGCGTGCGGTCGAAAAACGCCATCGGCAGCCGCTCGACGTGCTTGAACAACGCCATCCGCAGGTCGGAGAGGCTGTACTGCGCCACCATCATCGTCAGATAGAACTGCCCGTAGAAGCTGGAGAACTCGCCCGCCACCAGCAACAGGTAGATGCAACCCATCGCGAGCAGCCCGTGCACGCCGAAAGCGTGGAGCACCGGGCGCAGCCATCCGGGCGGCGCGCCCGTCCGCCGGGTCAGGAACAGATCGATCGTGAGCTTCCAGATGTAAGGCTGAGCGAGCGCGAACAGCGAGTTGAGCGGCATCAGGACGAGGGAGAGCAAGAACAGGCCGCGGTAGGGGCGCACGAAGCTCCACACCCAGCGCAGCAGGCGCAGGTCGTAAACCCGGCTCAGTTGTTCTTCCGCCGCAACTTCCATCGCGCTCAGTAGCGGGCGAGCTCCTCCTCCAGCAGCTGGCGGCGGAACAACTCGGCGTAGATTCCGCGGCGCGCCATCAGCTCCTCGTGCGTGCCCTGCTCGGCGATCGCGCCCTCGTCGAGCACGATGATGTGGTCGGCGTCGCGCACGGTCGATGCGCGATGGCTCACCACCACGATGGTGCGCCCGCCCACGCTCTCGACCAGGCTGTGAAGCACCGCGCGCTCGGTCTCGGTATCGACGCTGGAGAGCGCGTCGTCGAGCACGACCACGGCGGGATCGTACACGAGCAGCCGCGCGATGGTGACGCGCTGCTTCTGCCCGCCCGAGAGCGACATCCCGCGCTCGCCGACAACGGTCTCCAGCCCGTGCGGCAGCGCCGCGATCTCGACCTCCAGCCCTGCGATGCGCGCGGCGCGCGCGATATCCGCCGCCGCCGCGTCCGTGCGGCCGAATGCGATATTGCGCGCGAGCGTGTCCGAGAACAGCGTCGGCTCCTGCGGCACCACGCCGACCGCGCGGCGCAGCGCGCCGAGCGGAAGTTCGCGAATGTCGCGGCCGTCGAGCAGGACGCGGCCCGCGGTCGGCTCCATCAGCCGCGCCATCAGCTTGACCATCGTCGATTTCCCGCAGCCCGTGCGGCCGACGATCGCAAGCTTCTCACCCGGCGCGACCTTCACCGAGATGTCGCGCAGCGCATAGTATGCTCGGGCAGGGTCGGGTGCCGCGGCACCCCCGTCGTGCACACCGTCGCGCGGCGCCGGCGCGCGGCCGCCGTCGCCGTCGCCGTCGCCGTCGAGAGCGCGCCGCTCGCGCGCGAAGTAGCTGAACCACACGCGGTCCCATTCGATCGCGCCCGCCACGCTCAGGCGCGCCTCGCCGTCGCCGAGCGAGGCCGGCGCGCGGGCGAGAAAGATGTCGTCGAGGCGCTTCATCGCGGCGCGCCCGCGCTGGTAAATCGAGATCATCCAGCCCAGCGCGGTGGTCGGCCACATCAGCTGCGCCAGGTAGCCCATGAAGGCGACTAACGCGCCGATCGACATCGCGCCGCGTGTGACCAGGTAGCTCCCGTACACCAGCACCACCATCAACGCCGTCGCGTAGGCGCCGCGGATGAGCGGGATGAGCGCGCCGCGCAGCCGCGCGAGCGCAAGCCCGTGCTCATTGTAGCGCTCGTTGAGCGCGCGGAACTGCATCGCCTCGCGCTCGTGCAGCGTGTAGGCCTTGACGACGTGGATGCCGGCCAGGCTCTCCTGCACCTTGGCGCCGATCGCGCCCAGCTCCTCCTGCACGCGCAGGCTGCGCTCCATCAGGCTGTGGGTGAGCCGCCGGATGCCGACGAAGAGGATCGCGAACGGCGCCAGCGAGGCAAGCGTCAGCCGCCACTGCGAGTTGACCATGAAGCTCAGCGCGTAGACGTAGGTCAGCGGCGTGTTGGCCAGCGTAAGCGCCCCCATCCCGACCATCATCCGCACCGCGCCGAGGTCGTTGATCATGCGCGACATCAGGTCGCCCGTCTTCAGCCGTTCGTAGAACGAGGGGTCGAGCAGGGTGAGGCGATCGAAGAGGTCGTTGCGCAGGTTGTACTCGATGTCGCGCCCGCAGTTGAAGAACACGAAGCGCGAGAACCATCGCGCCACGCCCATCACCAGCGCGGCGGCGCAGATCGCGCCCGCCAGCCACGCCACACGGTCCAGCCGGACAGCGTCGATCGCGTTGATCGCCCGTCCACTCAGGTACGGGATGACCATCTGGAGCGTTACCGTGGCGAGCGTGCACAAGCTGGCGAACGCGTAGCGCGCCCGGTAGCGGCGGACGTAGCCGAGCAGCCGTTTCATCTCGCCCGCCTAACTTATCAAGCCCGCGCGCGGGCGCCAAAGCGCCGCCCGCCGCCGCCCTTCATCGCGCCGCCGCCGCGTGCGGGGAGGATTTGCGCGCGCGCACGATCAAGTTGTCCTCGACCAGCACGCGCCGCTCGAGCATCCAGCGCATCAGCTCGCGGTTAAGCTCGCGCGCCTCGGCGCCGCGCTCGCGCGCGAGCAGACGGTAGCGCGTGTTGGCCGCGACCAGCGGATAGAGCAGCGCGTACAGCGCCCAGCTAAGCGGCTTGACCTTGCCGTGGCCGAGGCGCTCGACGCCGAGGCCGTTGATCCGCAGCAGGTAGTAGAGCAGCGGAAACGCGATCGGATAGTTGTGGTAGCGATGCGCCTCGGCAAGCGGCGTGTCGAGCGGCATCGCCCGCCGCTTGGCCTTGTGCATTCCGGAGAGCAAAAAGCCCAACCGCGAGTCGAGCCGCATGATGTTCGGCGTGGTCAGCACCAGCCGGCCGCCCGGGCGCAGCACGCGCGCGAGCTCGCAGATTGCCGCGCGATGGTTCTCCAGGTGCTCGATCACCTCGGTCAGCAGGACGAGGTCGAAGCTGGCGTCGGGGTAGGGCAGACCGCGCGTCAGATCGACGCCTTCGTCGATCGGGATGCCCTCGATCGGCGCGAGGCCGCGCTCGAAGCGCGTGCCGCGCACCTCGAAGCCGCGCCGCGCCAGCTCGGCCAGCACTTCGCCGTTGCGGCAACTCACGTCGAGCGCACGCGTCCCGCGCGCGGGCAGGTCGTCCAGCAGGCCGAGGACGCCGTCGATAATCTCGCGCGCGGGCATCAGGCGGCCTTGCCGCGGAGCCGCGCGCCCGCCGCACCGGCCCGGATGTGGAAGCGGTTCATCTCAGGCTGCGTACGTTAGCAGTTACGACGAGGTGGAAAACAGGCTGCAGCGGCAGTCGCAGCCGTTCGCTCGGATCGCATGGTCGCCGCTTGCGCGCCTTTCGGGCGGGACCGATTCACAGCCGGCGCCGCGTGCGCAGCCGGCGCTCGTAGAGCTTGGCGTACTTCAGAAAGACGTAGAACGCCGCGCTCATCGCCGCGTATAGCCCGCGCCCGCCCTCGCGAAAGCCTCCGCGCAGGACGTAGAAGTTGAAGAAGCGCCAGGCCGGATTGGCGAACATTTTGACCGCCGTGAATGGCCCCGGCTCGCCCTCGCTCGCGGCCT comes from the Candidatus Binataceae bacterium genome and includes:
- a CDS encoding aminopeptidase codes for the protein MLTVGAAGLSGCGGAGYVARAAWEEVRILWRRQPIDAVLSRADLSSDVRERLKTVVAVREFARQRLGLNVGGAYATISEVDKGAIVWVVMAAPRDSLQPYTWWFPIVGEVPYRGYFDKADAEAEASAMEARGYDTLVRPAVAFSSLGFFNDPLLSNLLRLDRVELAGVIIHELFHRTYFLAGDVRFDESAATYVGSAGAVKFFEATEGANSADAEAARGVLESDLKFARFLARESERLRKLYEGGLPQAEILKRRAPIFAEINADYARLKPQLSGLERFDLDKVAINNAVLINYLIYFHDLDNFAALDRIYRGDLNATVRAIIALAESDRVNPFYAIWLATRVGPQRAATSPGSIPLSATAPTPLP
- a CDS encoding ABC transporter ATP-binding protein, with amino-acid sequence MEVAAEEQLSRVYDLRLLRWVWSFVRPYRGLFLLSLVLMPLNSLFALAQPYIWKLTIDLFLTRRTGAPPGWLRPVLHAFGVHGLLAMGCIYLLLVAGEFSSFYGQFYLTMMVAQYSLSDLRMALFKHVERLPMAFFDRTPTGRMVSRMTTDIDAINEMFSAGSLTMFIDVLTMSGIVAIMFAFNAKLALWTMCAVPPLLLILNFFSTRARVVYREIRERLAALNAYLAEALAGMAVIQLFTRERVSRAEFDALNLRSRDAQMRANIYEAGVFSAVEALSSVTIAIILWAGGGDVVRRLVTIGTLVAFIDYAQKFFLPLRDISSKYTTLQSALAAAERIEALMATPAAISSPPAARRPSSVRGEIVFDHVEFAYRPGEPVLRNLSFVVEPGRKVAIVGATGSGKTTIIKLLTRLYDVTAGRILVDGVDVREWDLTALRRAIGLVQQDVFLFAGDVFDNVRLARTDLDETRVRQALRRAQALEFVERLPGGLREEIRERGANLSAGQRQLLSFARALVYDPRVLVMDEATSSVDSGTEALIQLALDELLKERTALIIAHRLSTIERTDRILVLSQGVLRESGTHEELLARRGLYHRLFELQYAAAESAGEAVD
- a CDS encoding ABC transporter ATP-binding protein; amino-acid sequence: MKRLLGYVRRYRARYAFASLCTLATVTLQMVIPYLSGRAINAIDAVRLDRVAWLAGAICAAALVMGVARWFSRFVFFNCGRDIEYNLRNDLFDRLTLLDPSFYERLKTGDLMSRMINDLGAVRMMVGMGALTLANTPLTYVYALSFMVNSQWRLTLASLAPFAILFVGIRRLTHSLMERSLRVQEELGAIGAKVQESLAGIHVVKAYTLHEREAMQFRALNERYNEHGLALARLRGALIPLIRGAYATALMVVLVYGSYLVTRGAMSIGALVAFMGYLAQLMWPTTALGWMISIYQRGRAAMKRLDDIFLARAPASLGDGEARLSVAGAIEWDRVWFSYFARERRALDGDGDGDGGRAPAPRDGVHDGGAAAPDPARAYYALRDISVKVAPGEKLAIVGRTGCGKSTMVKLMARLMEPTAGRVLLDGRDIRELPLGALRRAVGVVPQEPTLFSDTLARNIAFGRTDAAAADIARAARIAGLEVEIAALPHGLETVVGERGMSLSGGQKQRVTIARLLVYDPAVVVLDDALSSVDTETERAVLHSLVESVGGRTIVVVSHRASTVRDADHIIVLDEGAIAEQGTHEELMARRGIYAELFRRQLLEEELARY
- a CDS encoding class I SAM-dependent methyltransferase, giving the protein MPAREIIDGVLGLLDDLPARGTRALDVSCRNGEVLAELARRGFEVRGTRFERGLAPIEGIPIDEGVDLTRGLPYPDASFDLVLLTEVIEHLENHRAAICELARVLRPGGRLVLTTPNIMRLDSRLGFLLSGMHKAKRRAMPLDTPLAEAHRYHNYPIAFPLLYYLLRINGLGVERLGHGKVKPLSWALYALLYPLVAANTRYRLLARERGAEARELNRELMRWMLERRVLVEDNLIVRARKSSPHAAAAR